One window of Helicobacter winghamensis ATCC BAA-430 genomic DNA carries:
- the purL gene encoding phosphoribosylformylglycinamidine synthase subunit PurL: MDNLSQVLKQHKLTQEDYVKILDILGREPNLVELGIFSAMWSEHCSYKSSKIYLNGFPTRAPWVIQGPGENAGVIDIGGGYGAVFKMESHNHPSFIEPYAGAATGVGGIMRDIFTMGARVVASLNSIRFGDITRRDSIGAKHRYLLRGVVAGIGGYGNCMGVPTIGGEMSFEPSYEGNILVNAFSLGIVKNDAIFYGKASGVGNPVIYVGSKTGRDGLGGAVMSSDSFSEDSKALRPTVQVGDPFTEKLLLEACLELFKADLIVGIQDMGAAGLTSSSFEMAGRSGSGMIMYLDKVPMRESGMTPYELMLSESQERMLICAKKGCEAQIMEIFKKWELDCAIIGEVTNSGKMELFWHNEKCAEIPIAPLSEKAPILKRPVSENPSYLDSIEILDVEKLESKNKNEVFKTLFSSPEVCDKEWVYSQYDCSVQTNTIVPSGAGGASVIRVKENGKGLAMSVACQPRLCYLNPKEGAKQAVAKVGRDIALRSGRALAITDCLNFGSPENPEVMWQFKEACEGIKEACKALNTPVVSGNVSLYNQTNGKDIYPTPSIAAVGVVDNIHSVLHGEFNKEGLEVYLLKSKSIAPNFGASLVAKYFGNSIKSEIAEISLSDELYLWSVLNLANERGILNAAVDVYQGGVAVALAKACVRGNIGCEAVGNLGFKTLLGEAPTQVLVALESKKIGELEAMLGDSNLELIKIARLGGENLALDEITIPLQEAKEMFYGAFEKIIETL, translated from the coding sequence ATGGATAACCTATCGCAAGTTTTAAAGCAGCACAAGCTAACACAAGAGGATTATGTAAAGATTTTAGATATTTTAGGGCGTGAGCCAAATCTTGTAGAGCTTGGAATTTTTTCAGCAATGTGGAGTGAGCATTGCAGTTATAAATCTAGCAAAATCTATTTAAATGGTTTTCCAACGCGCGCTCCTTGGGTAATTCAAGGTCCGGGCGAGAATGCAGGTGTAATTGATATTGGGGGCGGATATGGTGCAGTGTTTAAAATGGAATCGCATAATCATCCAAGCTTTATTGAGCCTTATGCTGGGGCTGCAACGGGAGTTGGGGGAATTATGCGTGATATTTTCACAATGGGAGCTAGAGTTGTTGCAAGCTTAAATTCTATCCGTTTTGGGGATATTACAAGGCGTGATTCCATAGGTGCAAAACATCGGTATTTATTGCGCGGTGTTGTAGCAGGGATTGGCGGTTATGGGAATTGTATGGGGGTGCCGACAATTGGTGGAGAGATGAGTTTTGAGCCAAGTTATGAGGGCAATATTTTAGTCAATGCCTTTTCGTTAGGGATTGTGAAAAATGATGCAATTTTTTATGGAAAGGCAAGTGGGGTGGGGAATCCGGTGATTTATGTGGGGTCAAAAACAGGGCGTGATGGTTTAGGGGGGGCTGTTATGAGTAGTGATTCCTTTAGTGAGGATTCAAAAGCTTTGCGCCCAACCGTGCAAGTGGGTGATCCTTTCACAGAAAAACTTTTGCTAGAAGCGTGTTTGGAGCTTTTTAAAGCAGATTTAATAGTTGGAATCCAAGATATGGGAGCAGCAGGGCTTACAAGCTCCAGCTTTGAAATGGCAGGCAGAAGTGGCAGTGGAATGATTATGTATTTAGATAAAGTGCCAATGCGTGAGAGTGGAATGACGCCTTATGAGCTAATGTTGAGTGAGAGTCAAGAGAGAATGCTAATTTGTGCGAAAAAAGGTTGTGAAGCACAGATTATGGAGATTTTTAAAAAGTGGGAGCTTGATTGCGCGATTATTGGGGAAGTTACAAATAGTGGCAAAATGGAGTTATTTTGGCATAATGAAAAATGCGCAGAGATTCCTATTGCTCCGCTTAGCGAAAAAGCGCCGATTTTAAAACGCCCTGTAAGTGAGAATCCTAGCTATTTGGATTCTATAGAAATATTAGATGTAGAAAAATTAGAATCTAAAAATAAAAATGAAGTGTTTAAAACGCTTTTTAGCAGCCCTGAAGTGTGCGATAAGGAATGGGTGTATTCACAATATGATTGTAGCGTGCAGACAAATACTATTGTGCCAAGTGGCGCGGGTGGGGCTAGTGTGATACGCGTTAAAGAAAATGGTAAAGGGCTTGCAATGAGCGTGGCGTGCCAACCAAGACTTTGTTATTTAAATCCAAAAGAGGGCGCAAAGCAAGCGGTGGCAAAAGTGGGGAGAGATATTGCATTACGCTCTGGTAGGGCTTTAGCGATTACAGATTGTTTAAACTTTGGAAGTCCAGAAAACCCTGAAGTAATGTGGCAGTTTAAAGAAGCGTGCGAGGGGATAAAAGAGGCGTGTAAGGCTTTAAATACTCCTGTTGTTAGTGGAAATGTGAGTTTGTATAACCAAACAAACGGCAAGGATATTTATCCCACGCCAAGTATTGCCGCAGTTGGGGTTGTGGATAATATCCATAGTGTTTTGCATGGAGAGTTTAATAAAGAAGGCTTAGAAGTGTATTTGCTAAAATCTAAAAGCATTGCTCCTAACTTTGGAGCAAGCTTGGTGGCAAAATACTTTGGAAACTCCATTAAGAGTGAGATTGCAGAGATTTCTTTAAGTGATGAGTTGTATTTATGGAGTGTGCTAAATTTAGCAAATGAACGCGGAATCCTAAATGCAGCTGTTGATGTGTATCAAGGGGGCGTTGCTGTGGCACTTGCTAAGGCTTGTGTGCGTGGAAATATAGGCTGTGAAGCAGTAGGGAATTTAGGCTTTAAAACACTCTTAGGAGAAGCCCCCACACAGGTTTTAGTGGCATTGGAATCTAAAAAGATTGGAGAGCTAGAAGCAATGCTAGGGGATTCTAATTTAGAGTTAATTAAGATTGCAAGGCTTGGAGGAGAAAATCTAGCTCTTGATGAAATTACGATTCCATTACAAGAAGCAAAAGAAATGTTTTATGGAGCATTTGAAAAAATTATTGAAACACTTTAG
- the ppsA gene encoding pyruvate, water dikinase, protein MKYIKFFKELNNRDVPIVGGKNASIGEMFQELVPMGIKVPNGFAITSEAYWYLLDSAGIREKIRELLDGIDVTEIDVLNVRSKKIRDMIFGTPLPEDLRKEILEAYRILSEEYKMEEADVAVRSSATAEDLPDASFAGQQDTYLSVQGQTELIHYVKSCFASLFTDRAVSYRASRGFDHFKVALSVGVQKMVRSDKGSSGVMFSIDTETGFKDAVFITSSWGLGENVVGGTVNPDEFYVFKPALELGKRPILKRQLGHKNIKMVYAAPGASHPTKNIETTEEELKSFSLNDDEVLTLARYAILIEKHYSKEAGEYRPMDMEWAKDGNSGELFIVQARPETVQSQKMKKQSNMLEKYFFKEKEKKEIILTGKAVGGKIGTGKIRVIDNIANMGELKQGEILVTDNTDPDWEPAMKKASAVITNRGGRTCHAAIVAREIGVPAIVGAVGATEKLETGMEVTVSCAEGEDGFVYAGIHPFEIEKIDLASLEQPKTKIYMNIGNPEKAFAFSMIPNNGVGLARMEFIINNYIKAHPLALIDLHNGNKEFDGVEGVREIMSGYANPKDFFIKKIAEGVGMIASAFYPKPVIVRTSDFKSNEYCRMVGGKDYEPHEENPMIGYRGACRYYSEQYRQAFEWECQALAMARNEMGFTNMKIMVPFLRTPEEGRRVLEIMRKNGLVQGENGLEIYVMCELPVNVILADEFLQLFDGFSIGSNDLTQLTLGVDRDGELVSHVFDERNPALLKMFKMAIEACKKHEKYCGICGQAPSDYPEIAEFLVENGITSISLNPDSIIETWDRIVKLEKKLGIS, encoded by the coding sequence ATGAAATACATCAAGTTTTTCAAAGAGTTAAACAATAGAGATGTTCCCATAGTTGGGGGAAAAAATGCAAGTATTGGCGAAATGTTTCAAGAGCTTGTGCCTATGGGAATCAAAGTTCCAAATGGATTTGCAATCACAAGTGAAGCCTATTGGTATTTGCTAGATAGTGCTGGGATTAGAGAAAAAATTAGAGAATTGCTTGATGGGATTGATGTAACAGAAATTGATGTATTAAATGTTCGCTCCAAAAAAATCCGCGATATGATTTTTGGAACACCACTGCCTGAAGATTTACGCAAGGAAATCTTAGAAGCATATAGAATCTTAAGCGAAGAATATAAAATGGAAGAGGCTGATGTTGCTGTTAGAAGCTCTGCTACCGCTGAAGATTTGCCTGATGCGTCTTTTGCGGGACAGCAAGATACTTATTTAAGCGTTCAAGGGCAAACAGAGCTTATCCATTATGTGAAATCTTGCTTTGCTTCACTCTTTACAGATAGAGCGGTAAGCTACCGTGCATCAAGAGGATTTGATCATTTTAAAGTTGCGCTTTCTGTTGGCGTGCAAAAAATGGTGCGTTCTGATAAAGGAAGCTCCGGGGTTATGTTTAGTATTGATACAGAAACAGGCTTTAAAGACGCTGTATTTATCACTTCAAGCTGGGGGCTTGGAGAAAATGTTGTGGGCGGAACGGTAAATCCTGATGAATTTTATGTCTTTAAACCGGCTTTAGAATTAGGAAAACGCCCGATTTTAAAGCGACAACTAGGTCATAAAAATATTAAAATGGTTTATGCAGCACCCGGAGCATCACACCCCACAAAAAACATTGAAACCACAGAAGAAGAGCTTAAAAGTTTTTCATTAAATGATGATGAAGTTTTAACACTAGCACGCTATGCAATTTTAATTGAAAAGCACTACTCTAAAGAGGCTGGAGAGTATCGCCCAATGGATATGGAATGGGCAAAAGATGGCAATAGTGGCGAACTTTTCATTGTGCAAGCACGCCCAGAAACCGTGCAAAGTCAAAAAATGAAAAAACAAAGCAATATGCTTGAAAAATACTTCTTTAAAGAAAAAGAGAAAAAAGAAATTATCCTTACTGGAAAAGCAGTAGGCGGTAAAATTGGCACAGGCAAAATCCGTGTGATTGATAATATCGCAAATATGGGAGAACTAAAGCAAGGCGAAATTCTTGTTACAGATAATACAGATCCAGATTGGGAGCCTGCAATGAAAAAGGCTTCCGCTGTTATTACAAATCGCGGAGGAAGAACTTGCCACGCAGCAATTGTTGCGCGCGAAATCGGTGTTCCAGCAATTGTAGGCGCAGTGGGTGCAACAGAAAAGCTAGAAACCGGAATGGAAGTTACTGTTTCTTGCGCAGAAGGTGAAGATGGCTTTGTGTATGCTGGAATCCATCCTTTTGAAATTGAAAAGATTGATTTAGCAAGCTTAGAGCAACCTAAAACAAAGATTTATATGAATATTGGAAACCCTGAAAAAGCCTTTGCTTTCTCAATGATTCCTAATAATGGCGTAGGGCTTGCTAGAATGGAGTTTATTATTAATAACTACATTAAAGCTCACCCTTTAGCACTCATTGATTTACACAATGGAAACAAAGAGTTTGACGGCGTTGAAGGCGTTAGAGAGATTATGTCTGGTTATGCTAATCCTAAAGACTTTTTTATTAAAAAAATCGCTGAAGGTGTAGGAATGATTGCTTCAGCTTTCTATCCAAAGCCTGTGATTGTCCGCACAAGTGATTTTAAATCTAACGAATATTGCAGAATGGTAGGCGGAAAAGATTATGAACCCCACGAAGAAAATCCAATGATTGGCTATCGCGGTGCGTGTCGCTATTATTCTGAACAATACCGCCAAGCTTTTGAATGGGAGTGTCAAGCCCTAGCAATGGCTAGAAATGAAATGGGCTTTACAAATATGAAAATTATGGTGCCATTCCTTAGAACACCAGAAGAAGGACGCAGAGTTTTAGAGATTATGCGCAAAAATGGTCTTGTTCAAGGTGAAAATGGTTTAGAAATCTATGTAATGTGCGAATTGCCTGTAAATGTGATTTTAGCTGATGAATTCTTACAACTTTTTGATGGCTTCTCTATTGGTTCAAATGACTTAACACAACTCACCTTAGGCGTAGATAGAGATGGAGAGCTTGTAAGCCATGTCTTTGATGAGAGAAATCCGGCATTGCTTAAAATGTTTAAAATGGCAATTGAAGCGTGTAAAAAGCACGAAAAGTATTGCGGAATCTGTGGGCAAGCACCAAGCGACTACCCAGAAATCGCGGAGTTTTTAGTAGAAAATGGTATCACTTCTATCTCATTAAATCCCGATTCCATTATTGAAACTTGGGATAGAATTGTAAAATTAGAGAAAAAACTAGGAATCTCTTAA
- a CDS encoding autotransporter outer membrane beta-barrel domain-containing protein yields MGANSSANTAMNISNETSITARNVQYSNPYALAKLLRDSKLAALDSDTKFDYYGINNSVNSVWANAFGGANIIDGDNGSLYGVSIGYDRQITDAVLLGVYGTYSNSEIKDSGSTSESDNFQLGFYANYKFAPTWELNAKAYGQLSKTDLENTLTTGIVNADYTQRFFDLSANEPFAGVNYYYGYTPDYTETGVLAKHIRSMSSNSVSLEAGAEFRKYVNENSYLFITPKIEQYVINNGDDYVAKFIGSTSNFSIEGSDKKKTYGQIIIGGSMNINDSLSLNAGIGAKHL; encoded by the coding sequence ATGGGTGCAAATTCTAGTGCTAATACAGCTATGAATATCTCCAATGAAACTTCTATTACTGCAAGAAATGTGCAATATTCTAATCCTTATGCGCTTGCAAAACTCCTAAGAGACTCTAAACTTGCTGCCTTAGATTCTGATACAAAATTTGATTATTACGGAATCAATAATTCCGTAAATAGTGTTTGGGCTAATGCTTTTGGAGGAGCTAATATTATTGATGGAGATAATGGTTCTTTATATGGAGTTAGCATTGGTTATGATAGACAAATTACAGATGCTGTATTATTGGGAGTTTATGGAACTTATTCTAATTCTGAAATTAAAGATAGTGGCTCTACAAGCGAATCTGATAACTTCCAATTAGGATTTTATGCAAATTATAAATTTGCTCCAACTTGGGAATTAAATGCCAAAGCGTATGGACAACTCTCTAAAACAGATTTAGAAAATACATTGACAACAGGAATTGTTAATGCAGACTATACACAAAGATTTTTTGACTTAAGTGCAAATGAGCCTTTTGCGGGTGTTAATTATTATTATGGATATACTCCAGATTATACAGAAACAGGTGTATTAGCAAAACATATTCGCAGTATGTCTAGTAATTCCGTCTCTTTAGAAGCAGGAGCTGAGTTTAGAAAATATGTTAATGAAAATTCTTATCTTTTCATTACTCCAAAAATAGAGCAATATGTTATTAATAATGGTGATGATTATGTTGCGAAGTTTATAGGTTCAACTTCTAATTTTAGCATTGAAGGTTCTGATAAAAAGAAAACTTATGGGCAAATTATTATTGGTGGCAGTATGAATATCAATGATTCTTTAAGTCTTAATGCAGGAATTGGTGCTAAACACCTTTAG
- the serB gene encoding phosphoserine phosphatase SerB: MKLAVFDFDSTLMDGETIDLLAKAHGSADAVSAITKEAMGGKMDFHQSLKLRVATLKGMPLAKVQEICNNLTYNNGAKELISELKARNYRVVVFSGGFDEGVSAGQKVLGYHIHFSNKLHHKDGILTGEVGGEMMFGYSKGRMMEKIQTLLNASYENTIAIGDGANDISMFKCAKKKVAFCAKPILKEAANIIVDEKDLMQIVQHLD; this comes from the coding sequence GTGAAACTAGCTGTTTTTGATTTTGATTCCACTTTAATGGATGGAGAAACCATTGATTTATTAGCAAAAGCGCACGGAAGCGCAGATGCTGTGAGTGCTATCACAAAAGAAGCAATGGGTGGCAAAATGGATTTTCACCAAAGTTTAAAGCTCCGCGTTGCCACACTTAAAGGAATGCCACTCGCCAAAGTCCAAGAGATTTGTAACAACCTAACATATAATAATGGAGCAAAAGAGCTAATTAGTGAGCTAAAAGCCAGAAATTACAGAGTTGTTGTTTTTAGTGGAGGATTTGATGAGGGCGTGAGTGCTGGGCAAAAGGTACTAGGCTACCATATTCATTTTAGCAATAAACTTCACCATAAAGATGGAATCCTAACTGGCGAAGTAGGTGGCGAAATGATGTTTGGTTATTCCAAAGGGAGAATGATGGAAAAAATCCAAACACTTCTTAATGCAAGCTATGAAAACACCATTGCCATAGGAGATGGAGCAAATGATATTTCAATGTTTAAATGCGCCAAAAAAAAGGTTGCATTTTGCGCTAAGCCTATCCTTAAAGAAGCGGCAAATATCATTGTAGATGAAAAAGATTTAATGCAAATTGTGCAACATTTAGACTAA
- a CDS encoding transaldolase translates to MQENISFSLWCDFIERNFLENDFIKMVQDGIINGATSNPTIFQQALLNESYQAQKDSLKDLDKKSIYEALAKADIQRAAEILKPLYDNNPNDGYISIEVDPNLCDNAKATTEEGIRLFNAINYPNVMIKIPATKAGFSAMEELITQGISVNATLVFNKTQVIGCMEAFKKGYEKLKQISKKELKDLPRAVVSIFVSRFDRKCDSILKEHGIPSATLGIKNAQYLYHILNSYALPGVRALFASTGVKGDDLEPAYYIKELYHPYAINTAPLSAISAFNYNEASEAYLPSIEELEEFLKSVKDAGVNLDSISQELLEQGLNDFKIAFSKILESL, encoded by the coding sequence ATGCAAGAAAATATTTCATTCTCGCTTTGGTGCGATTTTATTGAACGCAACTTTTTAGAAAATGACTTTATAAAAATGGTTCAAGATGGAATCATAAATGGTGCTACAAGCAATCCGACAATCTTTCAACAGGCTTTATTAAATGAAAGCTACCAAGCACAAAAAGATTCCTTAAAAGATTTAGATAAAAAAAGCATTTATGAAGCCTTAGCCAAAGCTGATATTCAAAGGGCAGCAGAGATTTTAAAGCCTCTTTATGATAACAATCCAAATGATGGTTATATTAGCATTGAAGTTGATCCTAATTTATGCGATAACGCCAAGGCAACCACTGAAGAAGGAATCCGTCTATTTAATGCTATTAATTATCCTAATGTAATGATTAAAATCCCTGCTACAAAAGCTGGATTTAGCGCAATGGAAGAGCTAATCACGCAAGGAATATCTGTAAATGCCACTCTTGTTTTTAACAAAACCCAAGTTATCGGCTGTATGGAAGCCTTTAAAAAAGGTTATGAAAAACTTAAGCAAATAAGCAAAAAAGAGTTAAAAGACTTGCCGCGCGCAGTGGTTAGTATCTTTGTATCACGCTTTGATCGCAAATGCGATTCCATCTTAAAAGAACACGGAATCCCAAGTGCCACACTAGGCATTAAAAACGCGCAATATCTCTACCATATTCTAAATAGCTACGCACTTCCGGGCGTGCGTGCGTTATTTGCTAGCACAGGAGTTAAAGGTGATGATTTAGAACCAGCATATTATATTAAGGAACTCTACCACCCCTATGCGATTAACACTGCTCCACTCTCGGCAATCTCGGCATTTAACTACAATGAAGCTAGTGAAGCGTATCTACCAAGCATAGAAGAGCTTGAAGAGTTTTTAAAAAGCGTCAAAGATGCAGGAGTGAATTTGGATTCCATCTCCCAAGAGTTGCTAGAACAAGGGTTGAATGACTTTAAGATAGCATTTTCTAAAATTTTAGAGAGTTTATAA
- a CDS encoding 50S ribosomal protein L25/general stress protein Ctc, with protein sequence MLSGIIRESISKADTKALRKNGYLIANIYGKGKENLHCAFKRNDFIREVKKKTDLIFEVEVGSQKYPVVIQEYQKDPITSEIIHVDLMLAQKGIEAKYSVKVRTIGTPKGLKNKGVLMMSKKRIKVKAAPENLPKDYEINVSDLDVGDVVLVRDLPAFNGVKIVERDDVAIVGVIKSR encoded by the coding sequence ATGTTAAGTGGAATAATTAGAGAGAGTATTTCAAAGGCAGATACAAAAGCCCTAAGAAAAAATGGTTATCTAATTGCTAATATCTATGGAAAAGGCAAGGAAAATCTCCATTGCGCGTTTAAACGCAATGACTTTATTAGGGAAGTTAAGAAAAAAACAGATTTAATCTTTGAAGTAGAAGTTGGCTCACAAAAATATCCTGTTGTAATCCAAGAATACCAAAAAGATCCAATTACTAGCGAGATTATCCATGTGGATTTAATGCTAGCGCAAAAAGGGATTGAAGCAAAATATTCTGTGAAGGTTCGCACAATTGGCACTCCAAAAGGACTTAAAAATAAGGGTGTTTTAATGATGTCTAAAAAGCGCATTAAAGTTAAAGCAGCACCTGAAAATCTCCCTAAAGATTATGAAATTAATGTGAGTGACTTAGATGTCGGTGATGTTGTGCTTGTGCGTGATTTACCGGCATTTAATGGTGTAAAAATCGTTGAACGCGATGATGTTGCCATTGTTGGTGTAATTAAATCTCGCTAA
- the pth gene encoding aminoacyl-tRNA hydrolase — translation MFLIVGLGNPGQKYQNNRHNIGFRVIDSLVQSLNAVKQSAKDFQGELYKSSQMLLLKPQTFMNLSGKSVQSVLNFYKITDFLIIHDDLDLPFGAIKFKFGGSSGGHNGLKSIDTLCGNAYYRIRYGIGKPTIKSQVIDWVLQDFNTTEEAHNQNLITHSANAALEIAKLESSDNLSSQISSKWTLTPKMDSNFLPFKNPSKEAQ, via the coding sequence ATGTTTCTAATAGTGGGTTTAGGAAATCCCGGGCAAAAATACCAAAATAATCGCCACAATATTGGCTTTAGGGTTATTGACTCCCTAGTCCAAAGCCTAAATGCAGTAAAACAAAGCGCAAAAGACTTCCAAGGAGAGCTTTATAAAAGCTCTCAAATGCTACTTTTAAAGCCCCAAACTTTTATGAATCTTTCTGGAAAATCTGTTCAAAGCGTGTTAAACTTCTATAAAATCACAGATTTTTTAATTATACACGATGATTTAGATTTGCCTTTTGGAGCAATAAAGTTTAAATTTGGCGGAAGCAGTGGCGGACACAATGGCTTAAAGTCTATTGACACACTTTGTGGAAATGCGTATTATAGAATCCGATATGGAATTGGAAAACCTACCATAAAATCACAGGTGATAGACTGGGTTTTACAGGATTTTAATACCACAGAAGAAGCACATAATCAAAACTTAATCACACACTCAGCAAACGCCGCTTTAGAGATTGCTAAACTCGAATCAAGCGATAATCTTTCTAGTCAAATTTCTAGCAAATGGACACTCACACCAAAAATGGATTCCAACTTTTTACCTTTTAAAAACCCTTCTAAAGAGGCACAATGA
- a CDS encoding LptF/LptG family permease, with protein MKLFFRYVSFLYLKYFFYLFVSLECFFVAIDLVKFLDDLPSSANLFILLLAYDFMYASQFILPLSLILAQIVLLINLLKSSQFTAFLALGFAKIKIFYPIFLLSFCITLLFIALNATPFAYAKERVDLIIDQGFVGNYKSDLFVKYNQNYIYFKKIYPLLQRAEGVIVYEINPTQNSLTRIVESKMAQFNGQDWILENVTITTLDDNLELGKNPLKIQKETTYKTLHDFKPKILDNIYEKQGSISILDAFEAFMLLKEQNANTQKVRGALYNLLFFPLFAPLIMICLAVFIPNSNRYANFSLMTLAMILGVLITWGIFFSFSKLSISGFLQPEFSVIMPIFTLFLASSFCFYKILKT; from the coding sequence ATGAAACTCTTTTTTCGCTATGTTAGCTTTTTGTATTTAAAATATTTTTTCTATCTTTTTGTTTCTTTGGAATGTTTTTTTGTTGCTATTGATTTAGTTAAATTTCTTGATGATCTACCAAGCTCTGCAAATCTTTTTATTCTTCTGCTAGCCTATGATTTTATGTATGCTTCACAATTCATTTTGCCTTTATCTTTAATTCTTGCGCAAATTGTGCTTTTAATAAACTTATTAAAAAGCTCGCAATTTACAGCATTTTTAGCACTCGGATTTGCAAAAATCAAGATTTTTTATCCTATATTTTTACTAAGTTTTTGTATCACTCTTTTATTTATCGCTTTAAATGCCACCCCTTTTGCCTATGCAAAAGAACGCGTGGATTTAATCATTGATCAAGGTTTTGTAGGCAATTACAAAAGCGATTTATTTGTAAAATACAATCAAAATTATATTTATTTTAAAAAAATCTACCCCCTGCTTCAAAGAGCTGAAGGCGTAATTGTTTATGAGATTAATCCAACCCAAAACAGCCTGACACGCATTGTAGAATCCAAGATGGCACAATTTAATGGGCAAGACTGGATTTTAGAAAATGTAACTATCACTACACTTGATGATAACCTAGAGCTTGGCAAAAATCCACTAAAAATACAAAAAGAAACCACCTATAAAACCTTGCACGACTTTAAGCCAAAGATTCTAGATAATATTTATGAAAAGCAAGGAAGCATTTCAATACTTGATGCCTTTGAAGCTTTTATGCTTTTAAAAGAACAAAATGCAAACACACAAAAAGTGCGTGGTGCGCTTTACAATCTACTCTTTTTCCCTCTATTTGCACCTTTGATTATGATTTGCCTTGCTGTTTTTATCCCAAATTCCAATCGTTACGCAAACTTTAGCTTAATGACTTTAGCGATGATTTTAGGCGTTCTGATAACTTGGGGGATCTTTTTTAGTTTCTCAAAACTATCAATTAGTGGCTTTTTGCAGCCAGAATTTAGCGTGATAATGCCAATATTTACATTATTTTTAGCTAGCAGTTTTTGCTTTTATAAAATCTTAAAAACATAA